From the Salvelinus fontinalis isolate EN_2023a chromosome 35, ASM2944872v1, whole genome shotgun sequence genome, one window contains:
- the LOC129834538 gene encoding transcription factor 12-like isoform X4 yields MYCAYPVPGMGSNSLMYYYNGKSVYAPSPNTEDFNRDSPSYSSPKPPSSMFATTFFDGTHNSSDPWNSSNGINQPSYGGMMGGSSSHMPQSGNYVNMHSHDRLNYPPHSVSPTDIHASLPPMSSFHRSNASTSPFVNPTHTPPVNTTDGVMVAPNRGNASGSQQTGDALGKALASIYSPDHTSSSFPSNPSTPVGSPSPLTCTAGAAASAGTNQWSRGAAGQSSSSPNYENSLHSLKTRVHQQLHEHLQDAMSFLKDVCESRMEDRLDRLDDAILVLRNHAVGSTTSLPSDIHSLLGQNGPIAALGANFPAAGLVASRTAAMGGSHRDEAGSLINSHGGPPSVGSMSSMSTAELNHQVETFRGLAAGLAGQVAAALELKVENQDRDDMHDGHSSDDLGSGDESDKRDIKTPRGGTRTSSINEDDDNLNPEQKAERERERRMANNARERLRVRDINEAFKELGRMVQLHLKSEKPQTKLLILHQAVAVILSLEQQVRERNLNPKAACLKRREEEKVSGHGISGDQQAHHGVHPGLTDTSNPMGRL; encoded by the exons GTGTATGCCCCGTCTCCCAACACAGAAGACTTCAACAGAGATTCTCCCTCCTACTCATCTCCCAAACCCCCCAGCAGTATGTTTGCAACCACTTTCTTTG ATGGGACCCACAACTCTTCTGATCCGTGGAATTCCTCCAATGGGATCAACCAGCCTAGTTATGGAGGAATGATGGGAGGATCTTCATCTCACATGCCGCAGTCAGGAAATTACGTCAACATGCACTCACATGACCGCCTG AATTACCCTCCACACTCTGTGTCGCCGACAGACATCCATGCCAGTCTTCCTCCAATGTCCAGCTTCCACCGCAGCAACGCCAGCACTTCACCATTCGTTAACCCAACACACACCCCGCCTGTCAACACCACCGACGGGGTCATGG TTGCTCCAAATCGGGGGAACGCCTCTGGAAGCCAGCAGACTGGAGATGCCCTGGGCAAAGCCTTGGCTTCA ATTTACTCACCTGACCACACCAGCAGTAGTTTTCCatccaacccctccacccctgtAGGATCTCCGTCGCCCCTGACTTGCACAGCAGGTGCTGCTGCCTCAGCAG gtACCAACCAATGGTCCCGTGGTGCAGCCGGGCAGAGCTCCTCCTCCCCCAACTATGAGAACTCCCTGCACTCACTG AAAACTCGAGTCCATCAGCAGCTTCATGAGCATCTCCAGGATGCCATGTCATTCTTAAAGGATGTATGCGAG TCTCGGATGGAGGATCGCCTGGACAGACTGGATGATGCCATCCTCGTCCTGCGGAACCATGCCGTGGGCTCCACCACCAGTCTGCCCAGCGACATACACAGCCTGCTGGGACAGAACGGGCCAATAGCAGCCCTCGGAGCAAACTTCCCTGCCGCCGGATTGGTTGCTAGTCGGACAGCAGCAATG GGTGGTTCTCACCGGGATGAGGCTGGCAGTTTAATCAACAGTCACGGAGGGCCGCCGAGCGTGGGCTCCATGTCCAGCATGTCCACCGCTGAACTCAACCACCAAGTGGAAACCTTCCGAG GTCTGGCTGCAGGTCTGGCTGGTCAGGTGGCTGCAGCCCTGGAGCTGAAGGTAGAGAACCAGGACAGAGACGACATGCATGATGGCCACTCCTCCGACGACCTCGGCTCCGGAGACGAAAGCGACAAGAGGGACATCAAGACTCCCAGGGGAGGCACTCGGACAAG caGCATCAATGAGGATGATGACAACCTGAACCCAGAGCAGAAGGCTGAGCGGGAGCGCGAGAGGAGGATGGCCAACAACGCCCGCGAACGCCTGAGGGTGCGAGACATCAACGAGGCTTTCAAGGAGCTGGGCCGCATGGTTCAGCTGCACCTGAAGAGCGAGAAGCCCCAGACCAAGCTGCTCATCCTGCACCAGGCCGTGGCAGTCATACTGAGCCTGGAGCAACAAGTTAGAG AGCGGAATCTGAACCCCAAAGCAGCCTGCCttaagaggagggaagaggagaaggtgTCTGGCCATGGGATCTCTGGGGACCAGCAGGCCCACCATGGGGTCCACCCCGGCCTCACCGACACATCCAACCCCATGGGCCGACTCTGA